TAGCAGCCATTGTATCTATGGTTGTGGGGATTATGGAAAACGACGGAATATTTGACAGTATCGTCATTATTGCCATTGTTATCGTTAATGCAATAATAGGAGTGAATCAGGAATCAAAGGCAAACAATGCTCTTAAGGCCCTTAAGGAAATGTCAAGCCCTCAGGCCAAGGCTTTGAGAGGCGGGGAAGTAGTAAAAATACCTTCCGACGAACTTGTTGTGGGCGATGTTGTTATGCTTGAAGCCGGAGACTATATCCCGGCAGACGTAAGATTGGTTGAAAGCGTCAATTTAAAAATTGACGAAGCTGCGCTTACGGGAGAATCTGTTCCTGTAGAGAAGGACAGCCGTAAAATACTTCCCGATGATGCTCCCCTTGGAGACAGAGTAAACTCTGCTTACATGGGAACAGTTATTACTTACGGCAGAGGTAAGGGTATGGTTTGCGCAACGGGGATGGATACCCAGATGGGTAATATAGCCGCCATGCTTAATGAGGAAGAAGACGAGGAAACACCGCTCCAGAGAAAGCTTGACAGCCTTGGCAAGGTTCTCGGAATTGTTTGTATCGTAATATGTGTACTTATATTTGCTCTTGGTATCTTCCAGGGCGATGAGCTTATGGAAATATTCATGGTTTCCGTATCGCTTGCAGTAGCAGCTATCCCGGAAGGCCTTACGGTAGTCGTTACCGTTATCCTTGCTATGGGTATGCAGAGCATGGTTAAATCCCACGCTATCATAAAGAGGCTTTCAGCCGTTGAAACCTTAGGAAGCACGACTGTAATCTGCTCTGACAAAACAGGTACCCTTACACAGAACAAAATGACCGTTGTAAAGGTATTTGACTATAAAAACACCTATGATGTAACCGGAACAGGCTATAATAAAGAAGGCGAAATCAAAGGCGAAGTTCCTCTTTCAAAGAATATTGAAAAGCTGATTCAAGGCGCCGTATTATGTAACGATGCAACCTACGACATTGAAAGAAGCTTAATCATAGGTGACCCTACAGAAGGCGCAATGCTTGTTTTAGGTGAGAAAATAGGCTTAAGCAAAGATAAGCTTAATAAAGAGTTTCCAAGGGTTCAGGAAATACCTTTCGACTCTGACAGAAAACTTATGTCTACATTTAACGATACAAACGGAAAAATCACCATGTATACAAAAGGCGCTCCCGATGAGGTTCTTAAGAGATGTACCCATATCTATAAAGACGGTGAGGTTTCCGTATTTACAGAAGAAGATAAGAAAGCCATTATTTCCGCAAACTCTCATTTTGCTGAAAATGCCCTTAGAGTTTTAGGGGTTGCTTATAAAGAAGTTGAAAGCCTTGACGGCTTTGAACAGCAGGAAAATAACCTCATATATGCAGGTCTTATGTGTATGATAGACCCGCCGAGAGAAGAAGTTAAACCGGCCGTTATTGAATGTAAGAGAGCCGGCATTCAGGTTAAGATGATTACCGGAGACCATAAGATTACAGCAAGCGCCATTGCGACTGATTTAGGGATTATGTCTCCCGGTGAGGAAGCTCTGGAAGGCGCGGAAATTCAGCTTCTTTCCGACAGCGAGCTGAAAGAAAAAGTAAAACATGTAAACGTATTTGCAAGAGTTTCTCCTGAGCACAAGGTAAGACTTGTGGCCGCATGCAAGGCTAACGGCGAAATCGTTGCCATGACAGGCGACGGCGTAAACGACGCACCAAGCCTTAAGCGAGCAGACATCGGTGTTGCCATGGGTATCACAGGAACCGACGTTTCAAAAGAAGCCGCCGATATGATTCTTACGGACGATAACTTCGTAAGTATCGTTAAAGCTGTTGAAGAAGGAAGAACCATTTATAACAACATAAGAAAAGTAGTAGGCTATCTCCTTTCCTGTAACATCGGAGAAATACTTCTTATTTTCTTTGCAATGCTGATTAATTTACCGATACCCCTTATGCCGATACACCTTCTTTCCATTAACCTTATAACAGATGCTTTCCCTGCATTTGCTTTAGGTATGGAAGAAAAAGAAGAGGGCATCATGGACCTTAAGCCAAGAGACCCTAACGAATCCATTATTGATAAGAAAATGCGCGTTGCAGTTATTATGCAGAGTCTTTTCTTAGGCGTAGGCGCCCTTGCGGCATTCTATGTAGGATTCAGAACTTATGCTGCACCATTTATAGGCGTTGACAGCGTTCAATATGAAGCCGGCTTAATCACAAGCCGTACAATGTGTTTCGTAGCCCTTATTTTAGGCGAGCTTTTCAGAGCTTACTCCAACAGAAGCGAGAGAAATTCCATCTTCAAGATGAAGCTTTTCTCCAACTCCTTCCTTAATAAGTGTGTTATTGCTTCATTTGCATTCTTAGTGCTTGCAGTATGTGTACCTTTCTTCAATAATATATTTGAAACCGCTCCGCTTAATCTTACACAGTTAAGTGAAGCCATCGTATTTGCTGTAATCCCCACTTTAGGCGGAGAGCTTGCAAAACTTATTATAAAAAGAATGGCATAACCAGATAAAAAATAACAGAGCAGTGTACACTGCTCTGTTATTTTTTATTGTATGCTTTAGCATGATAAAACCACCGGCTCTGCCGGTGTGAGTAAAAAGCTTTAGCTTTGAGCATTGAGCGAAGCGAATGACAATGGTTTTTTAAACAAAGGGGAACTGTCTCATGAATCGAAACTATAGTAAATTTCGTATAAAGAAGTAGCAAAAGCCTATTCCCATCAGGCCCAAAAACACGGATTTCCTTCGGAAACGGTACATTTTTGAGCCTGTGTGAATATACGGCTTCGCTACTGTTTAACTTTAAATTTACTATACTTTAGCAGTTGCAGTGCGTATGATGCGATTGAATGCTTCTTCGGTGCCTGTTGAGAGGCGAGCCGGTAACAGCCCCTTATAGGGGCGAGCAAACCACCCGTTTGACGGGTGGTCATGATTTTATAGTAAGGTTCCTATAAAGAAATAATAAAATCCTATTTGCTAGAGGTTCAAAAGCATGAGTTCCCTTTGGAAACACTGCATTTTAAGTCTAAGCGAATATACGGTTTTCTTATCCTTAAGCCAGCAAAACGGCAAGACAAAAGGGGATGCCTCCATTGGTCAAAAAGCTTATAAAAGCAAGAGAATTATTTTTAAACATTTTTTATAAAATAACAAAGATACGCAAAATTACAATATAAGGAAAGCAATGTTTACACTTTATGTTTATTTTGATATACTGATATTGCCATAAATAGTTAAGTCATAAGCATAAGCCACAAAAACCATATATAATAAATAAATTTTAATAGTGCCAGGATTTTACAGTAAAAATTCCTTAAAGCATGGAATTTTTGAAAATTTTGCATCTTTTTCTTTTTATTTAGCATATTATATTACGGTCTTTTGGGGCTGATTTGTTTTTGTTTGATTATACGGCAAAATATAATAAAGGAGCTGTTTATATGAAAGATTTCTTTTCAAAAAAGCGTATGGCTTTAATGCTTGCTTTTGTAATGCTTTTTACGGCATTTGGCAGCATGACAGCCTATGCCGCGCCTGAAGAAGGGGACGAAGTTACCTTTCAGATTTTATTCACAAGCGACATTCATGGCTCTATGACGAATTATAATTATGCAACAGGTAAATCCACAGTCGGAAGCTTTTCACAGGTGGCTACTCTTATTGAGAAAGAAAAGGCCGCCTTTGACGGAAGAACCTTTGTAATTGATAACGGCGACACGATTCAAGGCAACGGGACAAGCTTTTTCATCAATAATGATGAATATAAGCCATTCCCGGTTATAAAGGCTATGCAGGACGTAGGCTATGAAATCATGGGCATGGGAAACCATGAGTTCAACTTCGGTATCGAAGCGCTTTATAAGGCTTATGAAGGCTATACGGGAGATAAAATCTGCGGAAACGTTCTGAAAGAAGACGGTTCTTTTATGGACGGATTTTCTTCCTACACAATTAAAACTTTGGATAACGGCTTAAGAATCGCATTTATCGGTGCCGTTACCCCAAATATTGACCTTTGGGATACCGCAAATCTCCAAAAGGCCGGCTTACATACCATAAGCGCATCAGAATCCATAAGAAAAGCCATTGATGAGCTTAAAAAGGACAATCTTGCAGACGTATTCGTGGCCGTTACCCATATGGGCGATACCGGCGAATACGGCAGGGAAGGCTCCGGCGCCGTTGACGTAGCGGCAAAGAACCCTGAGCTTGCAGTAATCCTTGGCGCCCATTACCACACCATCGTTGGAACAGCCGATAAGCAGGTTGTGCTTTCTGATAATGTCAAATTCGTTGAAAACAAAAACGCCGGCGGCTCCTTGGGAAAAGTTCTCATTACTGCAACTTATGAAAAGGGACAATGGGTACTGAAAAACAAAAACGCAGCAGATGAAACTGCAAGCGTTAAAACAGATGTAATTGCGGTTACTGAAGACATTCCCTTAAACCCTATAGTAGAAAATTCAATTAAAAAAGCAGACGAAGCTGCAAGAAATTATATTACCCAAA
This is a stretch of genomic DNA from Anaeropeptidivorans aminofermentans. It encodes these proteins:
- a CDS encoding calcium-translocating P-type ATPase, PMCA-type: MKNFFSKNVDDSVKELNSNMVTGLSPQEAEKRLKEYGHNRLQGAKEKSMLEMFLAQFKDFLVIILIIAAIVSMVVGIMENDGIFDSIVIIAIVIVNAIIGVNQESKANNALKALKEMSSPQAKALRGGEVVKIPSDELVVGDVVMLEAGDYIPADVRLVESVNLKIDEAALTGESVPVEKDSRKILPDDAPLGDRVNSAYMGTVITYGRGKGMVCATGMDTQMGNIAAMLNEEEDEETPLQRKLDSLGKVLGIVCIVICVLIFALGIFQGDELMEIFMVSVSLAVAAIPEGLTVVVTVILAMGMQSMVKSHAIIKRLSAVETLGSTTVICSDKTGTLTQNKMTVVKVFDYKNTYDVTGTGYNKEGEIKGEVPLSKNIEKLIQGAVLCNDATYDIERSLIIGDPTEGAMLVLGEKIGLSKDKLNKEFPRVQEIPFDSDRKLMSTFNDTNGKITMYTKGAPDEVLKRCTHIYKDGEVSVFTEEDKKAIISANSHFAENALRVLGVAYKEVESLDGFEQQENNLIYAGLMCMIDPPREEVKPAVIECKRAGIQVKMITGDHKITASAIATDLGIMSPGEEALEGAEIQLLSDSELKEKVKHVNVFARVSPEHKVRLVAACKANGEIVAMTGDGVNDAPSLKRADIGVAMGITGTDVSKEAADMILTDDNFVSIVKAVEEGRTIYNNIRKVVGYLLSCNIGEILLIFFAMLINLPIPLMPIHLLSINLITDAFPAFALGMEEKEEGIMDLKPRDPNESIIDKKMRVAVIMQSLFLGVGALAAFYVGFRTYAAPFIGVDSVQYEAGLITSRTMCFVALILGELFRAYSNRSERNSIFKMKLFSNSFLNKCVIASFAFLVLAVCVPFFNNIFETAPLNLTQLSEAIVFAVIPTLGGELAKLIIKRMA